The Podospora pseudopauciseta strain CBS 411.78 chromosome 2 map unlocalized CBS411.78m_2, whole genome shotgun sequence genome has a window encoding:
- a CDS encoding uncharacterized protein (EggNog:ENOG503P333; COG:J) codes for MADSDAPVTLRTRKFIRNPLLGRKQMVVDILHPGRANISKEDLREKLAALYKAQKDQVSVFGLRTQFGGGKTTGFALIYDSPEAMKKFEPRYRLVRVGLATKIERASRQQRKQRKNRQKTLRGTAKVKGPKPKKEK; via the exons ATGGCCGACTCTGATGCCCCCGTAACCCTGCGCACGCGGAAGTTCATCCGCAACCCTCTGCTCGGCCGCAAGCAGATGGTCGT ggacatcctccaccccggTCGCGCCAACATCTCCAAGGAGGACCTCCGCGAGAAGCTCGCTGCCCTCTACAAGGCCCAGAAGGATCAAGTTTCCGTCTTCGGTCTCCGCACCCAGTTCGGTGGTGGCAAGACCACCGGCTTTGCCCTCATCTATGATTCCCCCGAGGCCATGAAGAAGTTCGAGCCCCGCTACAGACTCGTCCGTGTTGGCCTTGCCACCAAGATTGAGCGTGCTTCCAGACAGCAGC GCAAGCAGCGCAAGAACCGCCAGAAGACCCTCCGCGGTACTGCGAAGGTCAAGggccccaagcccaagaaggagaaatAA
- a CDS encoding uncharacterized protein (BUSCO:EOG09263VOP; EggNog:ENOG503NXXF; COG:J), protein MKPRQMSSWTRTRPYSPFNMSSQNPQVTRFCWQCLQLDAAPEYPDGEVLCFDAVQEEIYKKLFGHDVPFPLPPRYGLKVLKELTSRIERSIVDWEEHGISDNLMTTMSELLSVPLPSEVVAAQQKCHVAYYLSLLQEPSDAAVVLLESRSIISGSGTTGLRTWEAALHMGQYLCANPTLVKGKRLLELGTGTGYVAILCAKYLGAEHVIASDGSEDVVNNLPDNLFINGLQGTDRVSVSELRWGHALLGTEEEEWNGGREVDVVLGADITYDASVIPALVATLQNLVAISPGAVILIAATERNRATFESFLEACQKRGFHVHYELFPVLPRPEQRGPFYNDATPIHICQLTVA, encoded by the exons ATGAAACCACGACAGATGTCGAGCTGGACTCGAACAAGACCGTACTCACCCTTCAACATGAGCAGCCAAAACCCACAAGTAACCCGATTCTGTTGGCAGTGCCTGCAGTTGGATGCCGCACCAGAATATCCAGACGGTGAGGTCCTTTGCTTCGATGCGGTCCAAGAGGAAATCTACAAGAAGCTGTTTGGCCATGATGTCCCATTCCCGCTTCCTCCCCGCTATGGGCTAAAAGTGCTCAAGGAGTTGACGTCGAGAATCGAACGCTCTATCGTGGACTGGGAGGAGCAT GGAATATCAGATAATCTCATGACCACCATGTCTGAGTTGTTATCTGTTCCATTGCCTTCAGAGGTGGTGGCTGCCCAGCAAAAGTGCCATGTGGCATACTACCTTTCCCTGCTCCAGGAACCCAGTGATGCAGCTGTGGTCTTGCTGGAATCTCGTTCCATTATCTCGGGTTCAGGGACAACAGGCCTACGAACATGGGAGGCAGCATTGCACATGGGCCAGTATCTCTGCGCCAACCCAACACTTGTCAAGGGGAAGCGTCTGCTAGAGCTCGGAACTGGAACAGGATACGTTGCCATCTTGTGTGCCAAATATCTCGGCGCAGAACATGTCATTGCCTCGGACGGTTCTGAAGATGTGGTGAATAACCTCCCAGACAACCTTTTCATCAACGGTCTTCAGGGCACAGACAGGGTGTCTGTCTCTGAGCTCAGATGGGGCCACGCTTTGCTGGGcaccgaagaggaggaatggAACGGTGGAAGAGAGGTTGACGTCGTGCTGGGAGCTGACATCACGTACGACGCGAGTGTAATTCCCGCGCTGGTGGCAACGCTGCAGAACCTCGTTGCTATATCGCCTGGCGCGGTCATTCTGATTGCGGCAACAGAGCGGAACAGAGCGACATTCGAGAGCTTCTTGGAGGCCTGTCAGAAGCGCGGGTTCCATGTCCATTATGAACTGTTTCCAGTGCTGCCTAGGCCGGAACAGAGAGGGCCATTTTATAATGACGCCACCCCTATACACATTTGCCAATTGACGGTTGCATGA
- the cyp6 gene encoding Peptidyl-prolyl cis-trans isomerase-like 4 (EggNog:ENOG503NW66; COG:A) translates to MSVILETTAGDIVIDLLVDFAPKMCENFLKLCKIKYYNFSPIHSIQKSFSCQTGDPLGPLSPNSDGGSSIWGLLEGRDKTFPALFHPKLKHRERGTVSMATAPHPSDPETRLAGSQFLITLGEDGIDFLDDKAAIFGKVAEGFDVLEKINEAIVDERGNPLVDIRIKHTIVLEDPYPDPAGLREPSASPPPTKAQLATVRIAEGEELVDVEKDEEAAAEAETRKREREAAAQALTLEMLGDLPFAEVKPPENVLFVCKLNPVTTDEDLELIFSRFGKILSCEVIRDQKTGDSLQYAFIEFEDKKSCEEAYYKMDSVLIDDRRIHVDFSQSVSRLSEVWRNDTNTKRKTAAARKGKGGWGGVQELEKWRKYRNEDVERDDEDDHYRMVHGVEDMQHGRRDTGVSHSSSSNNNNENNNNRKPYDRRAGESRSSGPSGSGGYEDSRREAAAHRRGRESPDRLTDTRSSSGNNNRPEHRQGHTERRSRSPRQDHGYHRHSYRDNNRHDRPGDPGQSSSRGREDRDWARRDRRDQDRDRRDRSRYRDRDRGRDRYRGRGGGDEYSGR, encoded by the exons ATGTCGGTCATTCTCGAGACAACGGCAGGTGACATTGTCATTGACCTGCTGGTCGATTTCGCCCCCAAGATGTGCGAAAA CTTTCTCAAGCTATGCAAGATCAAATACTACAACTTCTCTCCGATCCACTCTATTCAAAAGTCCTTTTCCTGTCAAACCGGCGACCCTCTCGGGCCTCTGTCCCCCAATTCCGACGGCGGAAGTTCCATCTGGGGCTTACTCGAAGGCAGGGACAAGACATTTCCTGCCTTGTTCCATCCCAAATTGAAACACCGCGAACGAGGCACTGTCAGCATGGCTACTGCCCCCCACCCGTCTGACCCAGAGACACGACTGGCTGGCTCTCAATTTCTGATCACACTGGGAGAGGACGGGATAGACTTCCTAGACGACAAAGCCGCCATATTTGGGAAAGTCGCCGAGGGCTTTGACGTTCTGGAGAAGATCAACGAGGCAATTGTGGATGAACGAGGGAACCCGCTGGTGGACATCAGAATCAAGCATACCATTGTGTTGGAGGATCCCTACCCTGACCCCGCTGGCCTGCGGGAGCCGAGTGCTTCACCTCCACCGACCAAGGCACAGCTCGCTACCGTCAGGATTGcggagggagaagagctgGTTGATGTCGAAAAGGACGAAGAAGCCGCCGCTGAGGCGGAAacgagaaagagagagagagaagcagCCGCCCAGGCGTTGACGTTGGAGATGCTGGGCGATCTCCCATTTGCCGAAGTCAAGCCACCAGAAAATGTCCTGTTTGTTTGCAAGCTCAACCCAGTCACAACTGACGAGGACTTGGAGTTGATATTCAGTCGGTTTGGCAAGATTCTGAGTTGCGAGGTGATCAGAGATCAGAAAACCGGCGACAGCTTGCAGTATGCTTTCATTGAGTTTGAAGATAAGAAGAGCTGCGAGGAAGCGTACTACAAGATGGATTCCGTTCTGATTGACGACAGGAGAATTCACGTAGACTTCAGTCAGAGCGTCAGTCGCCTGAGCGAGGTTTGGAGAAACGATACCAACACGAAACGCAAAACTGCTGCTGcaagaaaagggaaaggtGGCTGGGGTGGTGTGCAAGAGCTGGAGAAATGGCGCAAGTACAGGAATGAGGACGTGGAAcgtgacgacgaggacgatcATTACCGGATGGTTCatggggtggaggatatgCAGCATGGCAGGCGCGATACCGGCGTCtcccacagcagcagcagcaataaCAACAATGAGAATAATAACAACCGCAAGCCTTACGACAGGAGAGCCGGCGAGAGCCGGTCGAGCGGCCCGAGTGGAAGTGGTGGCTATGAAGATAGCCGAAGAGAAGCTGCGGCACACCGGCGGGGAAGAGAGTCCCCGGATCGGCTGACGGACACGCGCAGCAGTAGCGGCAATAACAACAGGCCAGAGCACAGGCAAGGTCACACGGAGCGACGGAGCCGGAGCCCCAGACAAGACCACGGTTATCACCGTCACAGCTACCGCGACAACAACCGCCATGACAGGCCAGGCGATCCCGGacaatcatcatcaagggGCCGAGAAGATCGGGATTGGGCTCGTAGAGATCGTCGGGACCAAGATCGCGATAGAAGGGATAGGAGCAGATACAGGGACAGGGATAGGGGCCGGGACAGATACCGGGgaagaggcggaggagacgaGTACAGTGGACGTTGA
- a CDS encoding uncharacterized protein (COG:S; EggNog:ENOG503P761): MVSQTQSQCYTPSSSSSSSSSSSSSGSTTSDTHTTLIGGGGLVPGLGGLGLPPRLGSRSSYNNTSRPYPAVYYSSPTSLPSLDSDRHHHRHHGHGYQLPSHPLHDGHSRGHLSMSDQGGHGGMDGSDSTPQRKRIAVACGRCRKRKIRCSGDPGQGQPCSNCKNANAEPCQFLRVQSREAPFIRSEPVGDSPFGYNVGDARLYHASRAPTYHASPSPHATAYASDLLSTTGHHMGHGSTTDITGISSYRGSTHGGGYSYVPVKPAYYTAAYSSSPHGLAYGVHSDVDNFGGYGLPVPTGEAHHDAPSGIPVMSMPGAPAWPSSRSMKSPSGYGSMYLDPEVTASPTTYTTPPPSAYSAVRGHSAAGDGPNFSFTNMSASLPSSQSDRVLPVPSSTAATTTITTSHRSSTYPPLSGANKPPTATESSYDSYGSSRTESSGPESIFSDSERAAAFSNSQGPAAFDMSPYGTSSGSTDASGRRDSAYAAAGAGHETGGGHDGPSLPSLSSAYERHHAAVATRH, encoded by the exons ATGGTGTCCCAGACCCAGTCCCAGTGTTataccccttcctcctcgtcgtcttcatcgtcgtcttcgtcgtcctcgGGTTCTACGACATCCGACACTCACACCACActcatcggcggcggcggactCGTCCCAGGACTCGGTGGACTCGGCCTACCTCCACGACTCGGCAGCCGATCGAGTTACAACAACACTAGCCGACCGTATCCAGCTGTATATTATTCATCTCCCACTAGTTTGCCGTCTCTGGACTCTGAtagacaccaccaccgtcaccacGGGCACGGCTACCAGCTTCCTTCACACCCTCTTCACGACGGCCACTCGCGTGGACACCTGAGTATGTCTGATCAAGGAGGGCACGGAGGTATGGATGGGTCAGACTCCACACcacaaagaaaaagaatcgCTGTTGCT TGTGGAAGGTGTAGAAAGCGAAAGATCAGATGCAGTGGTGACCCGGGGCAAGGGCAGCCATGCTCGAACTGCAAGAATGCCAATGCCGAGCCGTGTCAGTTTCTAAGG GTTCAATCAAGAGAAGCCCCTTTTATCCGAAGTGAGCCGGTTGGCGATAGCCCTTTTGGCTACAATGTTGGTGATGCCAGATTATACCACGCATCCCGCGCGCCCACGTATCATGCCTCTCCCAGTCCGCACGCAACAGCCTACGCTTCCGACCTTTTATCCACCACTGGGCATCATATGGGACACGGCAGCACTACCGACATTACAGGTATCTCATCGTACAGAGGCAGCACACATGGCGGCGGCTACTCATACGTCCCGGTCAAACCAGCGTATTACACGGCCGCATACAGCTCCTCGCCACACGGCCTAGCGTACGGGGTCCACTCTGATGTGGACAACTTTGGGGGTTATGGTTTGCCGGTCCCCACCGGAGAAGCCCATCACGATGCCCCCAGCGGCATCCCGGTCATGTCCATGCCTGGGGCCCCAGCTTGGCCATCTAGCAGGAGCATGAAATCTCCGAGCGGGTACGGCAGCATGTATCTGGATCCAGAAGTAACCGCATCCCCAACCACCtacacaacccccccaccatcggCCTACTCAGCAGTCCGGGGCCACTCAGCCGCCGGGGACGGGCCGAATTTCTCCTTCACAAACATGTCAGCTTCGTTGCCATCGTCTCAGTCGGATCGTGTGCTTCCTGTTCCTtcttccaccgccgccaccaccaccattacGACCAGTCACCGCTCCTCCACCTACCCACCTCTCTCAGGGgccaacaaacccccaacGGCCACAGAATCGAGCTACGACAGCTACGGCTCCTCTCGCACCGAGTCCAGCGGCCCAGAAAGTATCTTTAGCGACTCGGAACGCGCTGCAGCCTTCTCGAACAGCCAGGGGCCAGCAGCCTTTGACATGAGCCCGTACGGCACCAGCTCCGGGTCGACCGACGCTTCTGGCCGAAGGGACTCTGCATACGCCGCGGCGGGGGCTGGACACGAGACTGGCGGTGGGCATGACGGGCCGTCGCTGCCTTCCCTGTCGTCTGCGTATGAGAGGCATCATGCTGCTGTTGCCACCCGGCACTAG
- a CDS encoding uncharacterized protein (EggNog:ENOG503P9EQ), with protein MNATANSSSYSTARATMFDLRSSPVPTMMHHHDRDLALQKYYLLHEQHESLRQHLDELRSPQSASFFSSPSTTTSSLSPTGIIPAPAVSSSRHQFRSSSIPTIMMKRSGSSGCLGEVAQEEAKLCDVNEGIKRVLTELLNCEAVRGDRAFRTWVQSRLMDTERELRSGRRRRSAPDA; from the coding sequence atgaacGCCACCGCCAACTCGTCTTCCTACAGCACCGCCCGTGCCACCATGTTTGATCTGCGCTCCTCTCCAGTGCCGACCATGATGCACCACCACGACCGCGACCTGGCGCTGCAAAAGTACTATCTCCTGCACGAGCAGCACGAGTCACTCCGTCAACACCTCGATGAGCTCCGATCGCCCCAGTCGGcttcctttttctcctcgccctccaccaCTACGTCATCACTCTCGCCTACCGGCATCATTCCCGCCCCGGCCGTGTCGTCCTCGCGTCACCAGTTCCGCAGCTCGTCCATCCCGACCATTATGATGAAGAGATCTGGGTCGTCGGGCTGCCTGGGGGAAGTCGCccaggaggaggccaaaCTGTGTGACGTCAACGAGGGCATCAAGAGGGTGCTGACGGAGCTGCTCAACTGTGAGGCGGTGAGAGGCGATCGCGCGTTTCGGACGTGGGTCCAGAGCCGACTCATGGATACCGAGCGGGAACTCCGGAGTGGAAGGAGAAGACGGAGCGCGCCCGACGCTTAA
- a CDS encoding uncharacterized protein (EggNog:ENOG503P0PM) — MRLRLVVRRHALPDVRVVFSCKTENDPTIANLLEQVNEIIPLESNEWGLEDYTIELRQKDTGTAFDFFHFQQVADVLKDDEEIYIRPLVTNDRRKRRLSGRDQITNDGRHLLDGIPFGRPRLRAAYSRPAVDIPPLKRPRLTYEPHGEEEDDDAQQLMITESGERGRKKARRAGSVRFSAPYDADSDEDVEDDDFGGQNVNEDESDMEPIDEDDMEEQGLDSDSDEDADLEEDVQDDESDLEAELRDLGNDMEPEKGENSITYGEERGVNARRKAKEVEAPIDSRKRGTKRPRDSNEEDDSDAESVASVIKHYDQHGFPSGSILNGTASRYMVEEMRKKGEPVNLPVHTKFEDDDEGQNDALEEDANEASHHSSSEESGTSDSESDSGPEVASSKVCPPVPGSSEHDLTDSNPDGDDDLSRDEDENNEEAQTTADTKPSGGDDSDGHSDSDDDDDGSSNSESDNEYHDDADSDGASDGSDEGVDLAGDPKSDDDQNSSAPDSDQDSSGKSDSDEADSSDEDSDGSSIDDSNGESSDDDSSASESSSQEAASSGEDSSSDIDSSSDDDSSSDGESSSGDDTSVGQERAIPEPKKIAPSPIKTLQVTEAPAVQSEDAGPPRPGEGKPSTRKRNARRRALAQAKKADARAEALAALAPTAPSTGMTEADSTELASVTEVIAAKKAQMLERIGALTGMIVEELQGDAPSQPASAHDAAPAAQATSRLSETTVAPHKDAACDADGDPDAWRAKINYRAVECCQEGVELSEPPFPFVQRWDPQQKYQHGGRKKRKQRTQDEYQLQDEETPKTKKRRPDVGGIGDYSYDDRGPYYHEASTEYGETTLNYDDEPQEQPEHSVSEVREEEEEDDLPPLPADPSTLPLLQPGSAAPGMILTWQQLLMSKATSWAPQVSRLTGIIINLEGHGVLRVRLAKRDQYLDRNEKVYDDEGKRVYDKFELPGMDEEDEEEEEEGYRTLDLSEMMEPRVLQYPSQIVPGTPSVEEPSPSHTANNLEKTTSAQTSATLGHEAPEQSTDETSQMDINTQTLEESVIPESCDPNGSSEDQEAQAAQVMSVEDISMTEDRRHEISQLISEAGFRKEVDPSIANDALSNRSSHSPSRQLTGMSHDALPRPFESSQPQSDLGSRRASRGTTNGVDSRPIWLEPFNGFSDAISLPPSEHRVESPKLALPPSEIGSIQNERQVDPYFSIDLADSSLNALEDDSANRDALRSSPPYAMEDEPSEVESHEEDEQSEDEQAEEEDNIPTPRPSRLARAVSESSSSDESLPSVSELCTQPSTNNSSGVPARDPVQVDVIPLGKSRMSKTTADAEYEEAMRRLDDMEGESEDSNDSGKSDSDDGDSSSDSDIPNVRRGPSTLARRLMVKPIEKPSPRKSQHLEQSSMAKIKMEPVSSHTETCRRRSARTSAQFQVPKRSQVISLLSSPEPALEENYAEDDIDETYKDSQDSDWPDGDGWVRRPTSAARRVSLSKRGMSVPASSLGLLREKASVPQRIASSQQPDSASSQGLARARKRITDGLFHK; from the exons ATGCGTTTGCGACTGGTGGTCCGCCGCCATGCCCTCCCTGACGTACGAGTCGTCTTCAGCTGCAAGACGGAGAATGACCCAACCATTGCAAACTTACTGGAACAAGTCAACGAGATTATCCCCCTAGAGAGCAACGAATGGGGTTTGGAGGACTACACCATCGAGTTGAGACAGAAGGACACGGGCACCGCCTTTGacttcttccacttccaGCAAGTGGCCGACGTACtgaaggatgatgaagagattTA CATTCGCCCACTTGTTACAAATGATCGAAGGAAGCGTCGCTTGAGCGGCCGCGATCAGATCACCAATGACGGCCGTCATCTTCTTGACGGTATCCCTTTCGGCCGCCCTCGCCTAAGAGCTGCCTACAGCAGACCTGCAGTGGATATACCGCCCTTGAAACGCCCACGACTTACCTACGAACCacatggcgaggaagaagacgacgatgCTCAACAGCTTATGATCACCGAGTCTGGCGAACGGGGACGGAAGAAAGCCCGCAGGGCCGGAAGTGTCAGGTTCAGTGCGCCATATGACGCCGACTCGGACGAGGATGTAGAAGACGACGATTTTGGTGGTCAGAATGTGAACGAGGACGAGTCGGATATGGAGCCCATCGATGAGGATGACATGGAAGAACAAGGGTTGGACTCAGATTCAGACGAGGATGCAGACCTCGAGGAAGATGTTCAAGATGATGAGTCCGATCTCGAGGCTGAACTAAGGGACCTGGGGAATGATATGGAACCCGAGAAAGGCGAGAACAGCATAACATACGGTGAGGAGCGCGGCGTCAATGCACGAAGGAAGGCGAAGGAAGTCGAGGCTCCCATCGACAGTCGAAAGCGTGGTACCAAGCGACCAAGGGACAGTAATGAGGAAGACGACAGCGACGCTGAATCGGTTGCGTCCGTGATCAAGCATTACGATCAGCATGGATTCCCGAGCGGTTCCATCCTTAATGGCACTGCTTCTAGATACATGGTCGAGGAGATGCGCAAGAAAGGAGAACCTGTCAACCTTCCTGTGCACACCAAgttcgaggatgatgatgaaggccAGAATGATGCCCTGGAAGAGGATGCCAATGAAGCTAGCCATCACTCCTCTTCTGAAGAATCAGGCACTAGCGACAGCGAAAGTGACAGTGGACCCGAAGTGGCGTCCTCGAAAGTCTGCCCACCTGTACCAGGCTCCTCAGAACATGATCTCACTGACTCGAACCCGGATGGCGACGACGACCTGAGCCgtgacgaggatgagaatAACGAGGAGGCCCAAACCACTGCCGACACCAAGCCATCTGGGGGCGACGACAGTGATGGCCATAGCGACagtgacgatgacgacgacggcagcagcaataGTGAGAGCGACAATGAGTACCACGATGATGCCGACAGCGATGGCGCCAGTGACGGTAGTGATGAGGGTGTGGATCTCGCCGGTGATCCCAAgtctgatgatgatcaaAACAGCAGTGCACCTGATTCTGACCAGGATTCAAGCGGTAAAAGTGATTCCGATGAAGCTGACTCCAGCGACGAGGACTCTGACGGCTCTTCAATCGATGATTCGAACGGTGAATCAAGTGACGACGACAGCTCGGCAAGTGAAAGTTCCAGCCAAGAGGCGGCTTCCAGCGGTGAAGATTCCTCGAGCGACATCGATTCCTCCAGCGATGATGATTCCTCCAGCGATGGCGAATCCTCAAGCGGTGATGACACTTCTGTTGGCCAAGAGCGTGCTATCCCAGAACCCAAAAAGATCGCGCCCAGTCCCATTAAGACCCTGCAAGTCACCGAAGCACCGGCCGTTCAAAGTGAAGATGCGGGTCCACCTCGCCCTGGGGAAGGCAAGCCATCCACTCGGAAAAGAAACGCTCGACGAAGGGCTCTGGCGCAGGCAAAGAAGGCTGATGCTCGCGCTGAGGCATTAGCGGCGCTAGCTCCTACGGCTCCGAGTACTGGTATGACCGAGGCAGACTCTACCGAGCTTGCCAGTGTAACTGAGGTTATCGCTGCGAAGAAGGCACAGATGCTGGAGCGCATTGGAGCTTTGACTGGAATgattgtggaggagttgCAAGGCGATgcccccagccagccagcttcGGCTCACGATGCGGCTCCAGCGGCTCAAGCAACATCTCGGCTGTCTGAAACAACTGTGGCACCCCATAAGGACGCTGCCTGCGATGCGGACGGGGATCCAGATGCCTGGCGAGCCAAGATCAATTATAGGGCTGTCGAGTGCTGCCAGGAGGGCGTGGAGCTCAGTGAGCCTCCATTCCCGTTTGTCCAACGTTGGGATCCCCAGCAGAAATACCAACACGGTGGCcgcaagaagaggaagcagcGTACTCAAGACGAGTATCAGCTTCAAGATGAAGAGACGCCGAAAACGAAAAAGAGAAGGCCGGACGTGGGTGGCATTGGGGACTATAGCTATGATGACAGAGGGCCATATTACCACGAGGCAAGCACGGAATATGGCGAGACTACCCTGAACTACGATGACGAGCCGCAGGAACAACCCGAGCACAGTGTATCAGAGGttcgggaggaggaggaagaggatgacctTCCACCGCTTCCCGCAGACCCTTCGACTCTCCCCTTGCTGCAGCCTGGAAGTGCTGCGCCTGGTATGATTCTTACTTGGCAGCAACTTTTGATGTCCAAGGCGACGAGTTGGGCGCCCCAAGTGTCACGCCTGACGGGAATCATTATCAATCTGGAGGGTCATGGTGTTCTTCGGGTCCGGCTTGCCAAAAGAGATCAGTACTTGGACCGAAACGAAAAGGTTTACGATGACGAGGGCAAGCGTGTCTACGACAAGTTTGAACTTCCGGGCatggatgaggaagatgaggaggaggaggaggagggttaCCGGACCCTGGATTTATCTGAAATGATGGAGCCCCGCGTCCTGCAGTATCCCTCTCAAATAGTTCCAGGTACGCCTTCGGTGGAGGAGCCATCACCGTCCCATACCGCCAACAACCTCGAAAAGACCACGAGCGCTCAAACATCGGCAACCCTCGGGCATGAAGCACCGGAACAATCTACTGACGAGACATCACAGATGGATATCAACACTCAGACTCTTGAGGAAAGCGTCATCCCCGAATCTTGTGACCCCAATGGCTCCAGTGAAGATCAGGAGGCCCAGGCCGCTCAGGTGATGTCTGTCGAAGATATATCCATGACGGAAGACAGGCGGCACGAAATCAGTCAGCTGATCAGCGAAGCTGGCTTCCGCAAGGAGGTTGATCCATCCATTGCCAATGACGCACTCTCAAACCGCAGTAGCCACTCGCCCTCACGACAGCTGACGGGTATGTCGCATGATGCGTTGCCGAGACCATTTGAATCCTCGCAGCCTCAAAGCGACTTGGGATCTCGCCGTGCTTCACGCGGTACAACCAACGGCGTTGATTCGCGGCCGATTTGGCTGGAGCCTTTTAATGGGTTCTCGGATGCCATCTCGCTGCCGCCGTCTGAGCATCGGGTTGAGTCCCCCAAACTAGCACTACCGCCCTCGGAGATTGGCAGCATCCAGAACGAGAGGCAAGTTGACCCATACTTCAGCATCGATCTGGCCGACTCTTCGCTTAATGCACTCGAGGATGACTCTGCCAACCGAGATGCACTCCGCAGCTCGCCTCCTTATGCCATGGAAGATGAACCCAGCGAGGTCGAAAGtcatgaggaggatgagcaaTCAGAGGATGAGCaggcagaagaggaggacaaTATTCCAACGCCTCGTCCTTCTCGCCTTGCACGGGCTGTTTCCGAGTCTTCGTCATCAGACGAATCCCTGCCATCGGTGAGCGAGCTCTGCACTCAGCCTTCGACCAATAACAGTTCGGGTGTGCCGGCCCGGGACCCGGTCCAGGTTGACGTCATTCCACTAGGGAAGTCGCGCATGTCAAAGACAACGGCAGATGCGGAATATGAGGAAGCCATGCGGCGGCTGGATGACATGGAGGGCGAGTCTGAAGACTCTAACGACTCTGGCAAATCAGAttctgatgatggggattCGAGCTCAGACTCGGATATTCCCAACGTCCGCAGAGGCCCATCCACACTTGCACGGAGGCTCATGGTGAAGCCCATTGAGAAGCCGTCGCCTAGGAAGTCACAGCACCTCGAGCAAAGCTCCATGGCAAAGATCAAGATGGAACCTGTGTCGTCCCATACCGAGACTTGCCGGCGTAGAAGCGCGCGCACTTCGGCTCAGTTTCAAGTCCCGAAGAGGTCACAGGTGATATCACTACTTAGCAGTCCCGAGCCTGCGTTGGAAGAAAACTACGCAGAGGACGACATTGACGAGACATATAAGGATTCGCAGGACTCTGATTGGCCCGATGGTGACGGCTGGGTCAGGAGGCCGACGTCAGCAGCAAGGCGGGTTAGCTTGAGCAAGCGAGGTATGAGTGTACCGGCTTCTTCTCTCGGCCTTCTGCGGGAGAAGGCGTCGGTTCCGCAGAGAATTGCAAGTTCGCAGCAGCCGGATAGCGCCAGCAGTCAGGGTTTGGCCAGGGCAAGGAAGCGGATAACAGATGGCCTCTTTCACAAGtga